CAGAACCCGATTCGGTTATCACCACAATGGATCTTTTGGACCGGGAGAACCAAGTAAACTTCGTCATGGACCTGTTTCAGCAACGCGTAGAACAAGTCCAATCTTCTACCCGAGTGATTTCGGACCCTGATTTGCTTCATTTGTCGGAGCCGGAGTTAGAGGCCAGTTTCGGTGTGATTGAAGGGAATGACGTTATGGGCTTGAGTAGCTTAGACCTAGATTTTGGGCTAGGGTTAGGTTTTTGTGGGGACACCGATAATTCTGGGTTCCACGTTGAAGACTGTGATGGCCCAGAGCAGTTCGTTAGTGGGCTGCATGCTGTGGATATTAGATCGGATTCGGATCCCGATGAGAACTGCGTTATGGGCAGACTTTTCAATGTGGATGAAGGTGATGGTGATGACGATGAGGAAAATATTCGTGATAACGCCAGTGATGACCCGAGCCTTAGGCTCTGTTGGGATTCATTCCAGTTGGAGGATGATCATAGGGATGCGAATAATGACGACTTTGAGTGGGAAGAAATTGATGGCAGAGTTGATGAGAGAGAGATTCTTAGCATGTTTTTAGACGATGAGGAAATATCTGAATCTGCTCCTGCCCTAGAGGATAGGGCCAGAGAGTTGGAAAATTTGGAGTGGGAGTTTCTGTTGAATGTTCACAATTTGGAGCCTGACCCTGAAATTGGAAACGTGGAATTCGATTTAGCTCGTCATATTGATCAAGACGATTACAATTACACTGCTGAATATGAGCTGTTATTTGGACAGTTTGCAGAGGGCGAGAATGGTTTAGTTGGAAAACCACCAGCTTCTAAAACTGTTGTTAGAAACCTTCCGACTGTGGCTTTGAGTAAAGATGATATAGAGAAGAACGATGCTACTTGTGCAATCTGCA
This DNA window, taken from Nicotiana tabacum cultivar K326 chromosome 4, ASM71507v2, whole genome shotgun sequence, encodes the following:
- the LOC107814792 gene encoding uncharacterized protein LOC107814792, whose protein sequence is MAQVSISLLNFLNEGEDDVNGHPNAFIEDLDSSPYWAHDFGENFDVFTAPDLSDFPTRPQISLTRQRRTNFPLSDDVSEPDSVITTMDLLDRENQVNFVMDLFQQRVEQVQSSTRVISDPDLLHLSEPELEASFGVIEGNDVMGLSSLDLDFGLGLGFCGDTDNSGFHVEDCDGPEQFVSGLHAVDIRSDSDPDENCVMGRLFNVDEGDGDDDEENIRDNASDDPSLRLCWDSFQLEDDHRDANNDDFEWEEIDGRVDEREILSMFLDDEEISESAPALEDRARELENLEWEFLLNVHNLEPDPEIGNVEFDLARHIDQDDYNYTAEYELLFGQFAEGENGLVGKPPASKTVVRNLPTVALSKDDIEKNDATCAICKDEMNLGERARQLPCAHRYHGDCIVPWLGIRNTCPVCRHELPTDDPDYERRRRVPTQRVGQLD